A genomic window from Anthocerotibacter panamensis C109 includes:
- a CDS encoding Rqc2 family fibronectin-binding protein, giving the protein MQAVDVTTLSAVLHELRTDWIPARVERVRQETPHTLHLLLRSVRGQESLEISCHPVAARIHLCWTKMHGKAGTRYPFGYQVFQHLGGQVLTGLEQPDWERVAILEFAPRPQAPVTFRLYVEIMGKYSNLLLVDNSGHIVCCAHTVDDSQSRVRPLMPGDVYTPPPPLLSAIPSQAEPFLNWQGRLSLLPIPLEKALIESYRGVSRTLTRQMLAQAGLPGSILPARLTPDEWQKLHHLWCSWLAVRETNAYQPGWTPSGYTVLGWGMTALEKSVNFLLDRYYTAALTDQQLNQQRNRLGQILNSALKKARVKLSDFVTRRDSAEDHASLKEKADLLMAHPQERRPGQTRVVLPSFATEQPVTIPLNPAKDLIENAQIYYRKHRKAHRALSALAPLIARMEAERDYLEGVLSQLEQADLAVLAEIEQELRATGYVSSGPKNNIPSAPVSPYHRFLTPNGLTILCGRNNRQNEEITFRVAQPNDLWFHAQEIPGAHVLLQIPPGQVPEASDLQATANVAAHYSRARQSGQVPVLYTPRHYLRKLKGHLPGLVTYSQFQVLWGKPDILPKAHEDSE; this is encoded by the coding sequence ATGCAGGCAGTCGATGTCACAACCCTCAGTGCGGTGCTCCATGAACTGCGGACGGATTGGATACCCGCTCGGGTGGAGCGTGTGCGCCAGGAAACCCCCCATACCCTGCACCTGCTCCTGCGGAGTGTCAGGGGACAGGAGAGCCTGGAGATCTCCTGCCATCCCGTCGCCGCCCGTATTCACCTGTGCTGGACTAAGATGCATGGGAAAGCAGGGACACGCTATCCCTTTGGATACCAAGTCTTTCAGCACCTCGGCGGACAAGTGCTCACCGGACTGGAGCAGCCCGACTGGGAGCGCGTCGCCATCCTCGAATTCGCCCCACGCCCCCAAGCTCCGGTTACCTTTCGCCTCTATGTCGAGATCATGGGTAAGTACAGCAATCTGCTCTTGGTGGATAACAGTGGGCATATTGTCTGCTGTGCCCATACGGTGGACGATAGTCAGTCGCGGGTCCGCCCCCTGATGCCGGGAGACGTCTACACCCCGCCGCCACCCTTGCTGTCTGCCATCCCTTCACAAGCGGAACCCTTTCTAAATTGGCAGGGACGCTTGAGCTTACTGCCGATTCCTTTGGAGAAAGCCCTCATCGAGAGCTACCGGGGGGTAAGCCGGACCCTCACGCGACAGATGCTCGCACAGGCGGGATTGCCCGGAAGTATCCTGCCCGCCCGTCTGACCCCCGACGAGTGGCAAAAACTCCACCACCTCTGGTGCTCTTGGCTGGCAGTGCGCGAAACCAACGCCTACCAACCGGGTTGGACGCCTAGTGGCTATACCGTCCTCGGCTGGGGTATGACCGCTTTGGAGAAATCCGTCAACTTTCTGCTCGACCGCTACTACACCGCAGCGCTGACCGACCAGCAACTCAACCAGCAGCGTAACCGACTGGGACAAATCCTCAACAGCGCCCTCAAAAAAGCGCGGGTCAAACTAAGCGACTTTGTCACCCGGCGCGACAGTGCCGAAGACCACGCCAGCCTCAAAGAAAAAGCGGACCTGTTGATGGCTCACCCCCAAGAGCGTCGCCCCGGTCAGACCCGCGTTGTCCTGCCTAGCTTCGCCACTGAGCAGCCCGTCACGATCCCGCTCAATCCAGCCAAAGACCTCATCGAAAATGCTCAAATCTACTACCGCAAACACCGCAAAGCCCATCGTGCACTGAGTGCACTCGCTCCGCTCATCGCCCGGATGGAGGCGGAGCGGGACTACTTAGAGGGTGTTCTGAGCCAACTAGAGCAAGCCGACCTCGCCGTACTCGCTGAGATCGAGCAGGAATTGCGGGCCACAGGCTATGTCAGTAGCGGCCCCAAAAACAACATCCCTAGCGCCCCGGTGAGCCCCTACCACCGCTTCTTGACCCCCAACGGCCTCACAATCCTCTGCGGGCGCAACAACCGCCAAAACGAGGAAATTACCTTCCGCGTGGCCCAGCCTAATGATCTCTGGTTCCATGCCCAGGAGATCCCCGGAGCCCATGTACTCCTGCAAATTCCTCCCGGACAGGTCCCCGAAGCGAGCGACCTCCAAGCCACCGCCAACGTCGCCGCCCACTACAGCCGCGCCCGCCAGAGTGGTCAAGTCCCGGTCCTCTACACGCCGCGCCACTACCTGCGCAAACTCAAGGGCCACCTGCCTGGGCTCGTCACCTATAGCCAGTTTCAAGTACTCTGGGGCAAGCCGGATATCCTGCCTAAAGCCCACGAGGACAGCGAATAA
- a CDS encoding NnrU family protein produces the protein MGMDSHGIILAWIGGFALVHSGLAGLRLRCERIIGARAYRVLFALVSLGMASPLLIYFVNHRYDGTVLWDLRGNSLVHHGVLVLAAVSFLFLYPATFNLLEVAAILKPQMRLYETGVTRITRHPQLTGMILWCIAHVLWLGTSFALVTALALSSYHLFAVWHGDRRLYTRYGESFLELKERTSVVPFLAVLQGRQKLVFKEFLRPAYLGVAVFVVATYCYHALMVDTFAQVFW, from the coding sequence ATGGGAATGGACAGTCATGGGATCATCTTGGCCTGGATCGGGGGATTTGCCCTGGTGCATAGTGGGTTGGCGGGGCTACGCTTGCGGTGCGAGCGGATCATCGGGGCTAGAGCCTATCGGGTCTTGTTTGCGCTGGTGAGTCTGGGGATGGCGTCCCCGCTACTGATCTATTTTGTGAACCACCGCTATGACGGGACAGTTCTGTGGGATCTGCGGGGCAACAGTCTGGTCCATCATGGGGTCTTGGTCTTGGCGGCGGTCTCCTTTTTATTTCTCTACCCGGCGACGTTTAATCTTCTGGAAGTGGCTGCTATTCTCAAGCCCCAAATGCGCCTTTACGAAACAGGGGTCACACGTATCACCCGCCATCCTCAATTGACCGGGATGATCCTGTGGTGTATCGCTCATGTGTTGTGGTTGGGGACTTCGTTTGCGCTAGTCACAGCTCTGGCACTCAGTAGCTATCATCTGTTTGCGGTGTGGCATGGGGACCGCAGGCTCTACACGCGCTATGGCGAGAGTTTTCTGGAACTCAAGGAGCGCACTTCGGTGGTTCCTTTCCTCGCTGTGCTGCAAGGACGTCAAAAGCTGGTATTCAAGGAATTTCTGCGTCCGGCTTATTTGGGTGTCGCGGTCTTTGTTGTGGCTACTTATTGCTATCACGCCCTGATGGTGGATACTTTCGCTCAGGTTTTTTGGTAA
- a CDS encoding alpha/beta hydrolase: MGWLKAVYSLLVLLLAGSGLFLSAWIVVPAPVFGLLILSVGAPEVSPWLVLLNGCAVLLALNQRGVVRRIALGGGLLGLGLSALPLAQWPATQARLEQAMVSTLGPEYLSGVPASVQAGMRPEPFALAAVFQGLPQDRVRLNAGIPFAQVAGVTLQMNVYQPPAPGRYPALVVVYGGAWQHGSPSQDEPFSRYMAARGYVVFAIDYRHAPEHPYPAQIEDVRTALAFIQANAQRYEADPARLALLGRSAGAHLALLAAYEPGAPPIRAVVDYYGPVDLEQGYYDLPTPDPIDTRQVLEAFLGGPPSTRLGAYRAASPSTYVTRPLPPTLLVYGGRDHLVEQRFGYALWKRLQATGTTAVWLDIPWADHSFDSLFTGLSNQLALYHTERFLAWALYREHPHPSN; encoded by the coding sequence GTGGGATGGCTGAAGGCAGTGTACTCCTTGTTGGTGCTGCTCCTGGCTGGGAGTGGGCTGTTTCTGAGTGCCTGGATTGTGGTTCCCGCTCCAGTTTTTGGATTGCTGATCTTGAGCGTGGGGGCTCCTGAGGTAAGTCCGTGGCTGGTGCTGCTCAATGGGTGCGCTGTCCTTCTTGCCCTCAATCAGCGGGGTGTTGTACGGCGAATAGCCTTGGGCGGGGGGCTGTTGGGCCTAGGTCTGAGTGCTCTGCCCCTTGCACAATGGCCTGCTACGCAAGCAAGGCTGGAGCAAGCTATGGTATCCACCCTTGGCCCCGAGTATCTATCGGGAGTGCCTGCCTCGGTTCAAGCGGGGATGCGCCCGGAGCCTTTTGCTCTTGCAGCGGTCTTTCAGGGGCTTCCTCAGGATAGGGTGCGGCTGAACGCGGGTATTCCCTTTGCGCAGGTGGCGGGAGTGACGCTCCAGATGAATGTCTACCAACCGCCTGCCCCAGGCCGTTACCCAGCCCTCGTGGTGGTCTATGGCGGAGCGTGGCAGCATGGGAGCCCTAGCCAGGATGAACCGTTCAGCCGCTATATGGCAGCGCGGGGCTATGTGGTTTTTGCCATTGACTACCGCCACGCGCCAGAGCATCCCTACCCCGCCCAAATCGAGGATGTACGCACAGCCTTGGCTTTTATCCAGGCCAATGCCCAGCGCTATGAGGCCGACCCCGCGCGTCTGGCGCTTTTGGGCCGTTCGGCGGGGGCGCATTTGGCTTTGCTCGCAGCCTATGAACCAGGGGCTCCTCCCATACGGGCGGTGGTGGATTACTATGGCCCGGTGGACTTGGAGCAGGGCTATTACGACCTGCCTACCCCAGACCCCATCGATACGCGCCAAGTCTTGGAAGCTTTTCTAGGGGGGCCACCCAGCACCCGACTGGGGGCCTACCGCGCGGCCTCCCCGAGTACGTATGTCACCCGTCCCTTGCCGCCCACGCTTCTGGTCTATGGGGGCCGGGACCACCTGGTCGAGCAACGCTTCGGGTATGCGCTCTGGAAACGGTTACAGGCGACAGGAACCACAGCGGTCTGGCTGGATATTCCCTGGGCGGACCACAGCTTCGACAGCCTCTTTACTGGATTGAGCAACCAACTAGCGCTCTATCACACCGAGCGGTTTCTGGCCTGGGCACTCTATCGGGAGCACCCTCATCCATCAAATTAA
- a CDS encoding ABC transporter ATP-binding protein → MTDSSVVKNIGLETAEEVMPAIRAEGLVRRFGAFTAVDGVTFAVPIGSFFGFLGPNGAGKSTTIKMLTGLLAPTAGRVEILGYDLEREHLEVKRSIGVVPEDLNLFERLTGPEYLTLVTRLYGIERKEGERRQSELFTLLDLKVRPGALIVEYSTGMKKKLALAAALIHGPKVLFLDEPFEGVDAIAARTIKDLLAGIRTRGTTIFLTSHILDIVERLCTDIAILNKGKIVAVGSVAELRQSLPGSHSLEDYFLNLIGGQNPQETSLSWMS, encoded by the coding sequence ATGACCGACAGTTCTGTAGTCAAAAATATAGGGCTGGAAACCGCAGAAGAGGTGATGCCCGCCATCCGCGCCGAAGGCTTGGTCCGCCGCTTTGGAGCCTTCACCGCCGTTGATGGGGTGACTTTTGCGGTGCCTATTGGTTCTTTCTTCGGTTTTTTGGGACCCAACGGGGCGGGTAAGTCCACGACGATCAAGATGCTCACCGGGCTGTTGGCTCCCACGGCGGGGCGGGTGGAGATCCTAGGCTATGACTTAGAGCGCGAGCATCTAGAGGTCAAGCGCAGTATTGGCGTCGTCCCGGAAGACCTCAATCTTTTTGAGCGCCTCACCGGACCTGAGTATTTGACCCTCGTGACGCGTCTTTATGGCATTGAGCGCAAGGAGGGTGAACGCCGTCAAAGTGAGCTTTTTACCTTACTCGATCTCAAAGTCCGACCGGGGGCACTGATTGTAGAATATTCGACGGGCATGAAAAAGAAACTTGCCCTTGCCGCTGCACTGATCCACGGTCCTAAAGTCCTCTTCCTCGACGAACCCTTTGAGGGTGTGGATGCTATCGCGGCTCGCACTATCAAAGACCTCCTAGCCGGTATTCGGACGCGAGGGACGACCATCTTCCTCACTTCGCACATCCTCGATATCGTCGAACGTCTCTGTACGGACATCGCTATTCTCAATAAGGGCAAAATTGTCGCGGTCGGTTCTGTGGCTGAATTGCGTCAGAGTCTACCGGGGAGCCATTCTCTGGAGGACTACTTCTTAAATTTGATCGGCGGGCAAAACCCTCAAGAAACAAGCCTCTCCTGGATGTCCTAG
- a CDS encoding sigma-70 family RNA polymerase sigma factor — protein MRAAHPPPRQEVLALFSTFLAVDSEISWAWTEDTRLRHSMQLAQMVVPEIAQEGWARYWLKSWQTDASSLARGHLLAYLQEPCYWAAWKMLEWARRGTSSSQDRMADFFQIAITQSDTVLGKFNPQLGFSLEGYAFQAFKNKIRDEIQKSEVTPLSSDWSLLRQTSREQLTQALRRAGVSEEGLLRQILAWGCYQDLYVPTRPSRVRRLEGPDPATWQAIADAYNQSRLVHLHPPGPTRTPENIKHWLVSCAQALRAYRPRFTSLDAPRLEQEGLGEVLPAPTGSAFDELQRTEEQRYMVEINQILQQAVEQLPESKRELLDLYYGQGLGQQQIAQRLQKNQGTVSRQLTQCRGELVAILGQWSKETLHIVLTSNVIQSLGAVIDEWLEENYRPSPQYPWLQE, from the coding sequence ATGCGCGCAGCCCATCCCCCACCACGACAAGAAGTTTTAGCCCTGTTCTCCACCTTTTTAGCAGTGGACTCGGAGATTTCCTGGGCATGGACGGAGGATACACGCCTGCGTCACAGTATGCAGTTAGCTCAGATGGTCGTACCCGAGATAGCCCAAGAGGGGTGGGCTCGCTATTGGCTCAAGTCCTGGCAGACCGATGCTAGTAGTTTGGCTCGCGGGCATCTGCTGGCTTATCTGCAAGAGCCCTGTTATTGGGCTGCCTGGAAGATGCTGGAGTGGGCACGTCGGGGGACGAGCAGTTCTCAAGACCGCATGGCGGATTTTTTCCAGATCGCTATCACCCAGTCCGACACGGTCCTTGGTAAATTCAATCCTCAACTGGGATTTAGTCTGGAAGGATACGCCTTTCAAGCATTTAAAAATAAGATCCGCGATGAAATACAAAAAAGTGAAGTAACCCCCCTGTCCAGCGATTGGTCCTTGTTACGCCAGACGAGCCGGGAGCAGTTGACCCAGGCCTTGCGCCGCGCGGGGGTCAGCGAAGAAGGGCTGCTGCGTCAGATCCTGGCCTGGGGCTGCTATCAAGACCTCTATGTCCCCACCAGACCCAGCCGGGTACGTCGCTTAGAAGGTCCTGATCCTGCCACTTGGCAGGCCATCGCCGACGCCTACAACCAGTCCCGATTGGTCCACCTGCACCCCCCCGGCCCCACCCGCACGCCCGAAAATATCAAGCATTGGCTAGTCTCCTGCGCCCAAGCCCTGCGTGCCTATCGTCCCCGCTTCACTTCGTTGGATGCTCCGCGTCTGGAACAAGAAGGGTTGGGGGAGGTCTTGCCCGCGCCGACGGGCTCGGCTTTTGACGAACTACAACGAACCGAAGAACAGCGGTATATGGTCGAAATCAATCAGATATTACAGCAGGCGGTAGAGCAGCTCCCCGAGTCAAAGCGCGAACTGCTCGACCTCTACTACGGTCAGGGTTTGGGGCAGCAACAGATCGCCCAACGCCTCCAGAAGAATCAAGGTACCGTCTCTCGACAACTTACCCAGTGTCGGGGGGAATTAGTTGCTATTCTGGGGCAGTGGAGCAAAGAAACTCTACATATTGTGCTCACTTCCAACGTAATACAGAGTTTAGGGGCGGTCATTGACGAATGGCTGGAGGAGAACTACCGTCCATCTCCACAATATCCCTGGCTACAGGAGTAA
- the dnaK gene encoding molecular chaperone DnaK has product MGRVIGIDLGTTNSCVAVLEGGKPVVIPNSEGGRTTPSIVGFTKTTERLVGQLAKRQAVTNAENTIFSIKRLIGRTWSDTEAERRRIPYKVLPGKDDTVNVEARSKTYTPQEISAMVLQKLKLDAEAYLGEQVTEAVITVPAYFTNAQRQATKDAGTIAGLEVLRIVNEPTAAALAYGLDRQNKDHCILVFDLGGGTFDVSVLQLGDGVFEVLATAGNNHLGGDDFDDRIVRWLIEEFKNASHIDLSGDRMALQRLKEAAEKAKIELSTTVSTSINLPFITADNTGPKHLDTLLTRAKFESLIADLVEGTMTPTRRALQDAEITPQDVHKVILVGGSSRIPVIQETIRKFMGKESDRSVNPDESVALGAAIQAGVLGGEIQDVLLLDVIPLSLGIETVGGVFSKIIEHNTTIPTSKSQIFTTSADGQTTVEVHVLQGERSMAADNKTLARFNLAGLPPAPRGIPQVEVGFGIDANGILNVVAKDRGTNREQKVSITNSGKLTAAEVERMRLEAQEYAETDRTRRELVEVRNQCEQLMYSCDRTLHANRDLIRPDLIERVETARADVKLLLDEADPSVENLRQHMDQLQEDLLAVGASIYEQTDIPLE; this is encoded by the coding sequence ATGGGGAGAGTTATCGGTATCGACCTGGGAACAACCAACAGTTGTGTAGCGGTCCTGGAAGGGGGCAAACCCGTAGTCATTCCCAACAGCGAAGGCGGGCGGACCACCCCCAGTATTGTGGGCTTCACCAAAACTACAGAACGACTGGTCGGTCAGTTGGCTAAGCGGCAGGCGGTCACCAACGCCGAAAACACCATCTTCTCCATCAAGAGATTGATTGGTCGGACCTGGAGCGATACCGAAGCAGAACGCAGACGCATCCCCTACAAAGTGCTCCCCGGAAAGGACGACACAGTGAACGTGGAAGCCCGTTCCAAGACCTACACCCCCCAAGAGATCTCGGCGATGGTCCTGCAAAAGCTCAAGCTGGATGCGGAGGCTTATCTGGGCGAGCAGGTGACGGAGGCGGTGATCACCGTCCCAGCCTATTTCACCAATGCCCAACGGCAGGCTACTAAAGACGCCGGAACGATTGCAGGATTGGAGGTGCTACGCATCGTCAACGAACCCACTGCTGCTGCTCTTGCCTACGGCCTCGACCGCCAAAATAAAGATCACTGTATTCTGGTCTTTGATCTAGGTGGCGGGACTTTTGATGTCTCGGTCTTGCAGTTGGGGGACGGAGTATTTGAAGTCCTAGCCACGGCAGGCAACAACCATTTGGGTGGAGACGACTTCGACGACCGGATCGTGCGCTGGCTGATCGAGGAATTTAAGAACGCTTCTCATATCGATCTCTCTGGAGACCGCATGGCCCTCCAACGCCTCAAGGAGGCCGCCGAAAAAGCCAAGATCGAACTCTCCACCACAGTCAGCACCTCGATCAATCTGCCCTTTATCACCGCAGACAACACAGGTCCCAAGCACCTCGATACGTTGCTCACCCGCGCCAAGTTCGAGTCTTTGATTGCGGATCTGGTGGAAGGGACGATGACCCCCACCCGCAGGGCGCTCCAGGATGCGGAGATCACGCCCCAGGATGTCCACAAGGTGATCTTAGTCGGTGGCTCCAGCCGAATCCCGGTCATCCAGGAGACAATCCGCAAATTTATGGGCAAGGAATCAGACCGCTCGGTCAACCCAGACGAGTCGGTGGCCTTAGGCGCGGCGATTCAGGCAGGCGTATTGGGCGGCGAGATCCAAGATGTCTTGCTCCTCGATGTTATTCCTCTGTCGCTAGGTATTGAGACTGTAGGCGGGGTCTTCTCGAAGATTATCGAGCACAACACCACGATCCCCACCAGCAAATCCCAAATCTTCACGACCAGTGCCGATGGTCAGACTACTGTCGAAGTCCACGTCCTCCAGGGCGAGCGCTCGATGGCTGCCGACAACAAAACCCTGGCTCGCTTCAATTTGGCAGGGCTGCCCCCCGCTCCTCGGGGCATCCCCCAGGTCGAGGTTGGTTTCGGTATCGACGCCAACGGTATCCTCAATGTCGTCGCCAAGGACCGGGGCACCAACCGTGAACAGAAAGTCTCAATCACCAACTCCGGCAAATTGACCGCTGCTGAAGTAGAGCGGATGCGCCTGGAAGCCCAGGAATATGCCGAGACTGACCGCACCCGTCGTGAGCTGGTCGAGGTACGCAATCAGTGCGAACAACTGATGTACTCCTGCGACCGGACCTTACACGCCAACCGTGACCTGATCCGCCCAGACCTGATCGAACGGGTCGAAACTGCCCGCGCTGATGTCAAGCTCCTCCTAGACGAGGCGGACCCCTCCGTCGAGAATCTGCGCCAACATATGGACCAGCTACAGGAAGATTTGCTAGCTGTAGGTGCTTCGATCTACGAACAGACAGATATTCCTCTGGAATAG
- the grpE gene encoding nucleotide exchange factor GrpE — translation MNDPTENNTNSVEQGTPLEEAQSAEIMRLVGVLDQCQIQLKEKEQQYTRLYADFDNFRRRTQREKEEMKLTAAADTLRDLLPVLDNFERARAQIQPGNEREETLNKSYQAVYKQLQLLLEKFGVKPIEAVGQPFDPALHEAIMQEESALYAQETVLVEFQKGYYLGDKVLRHAMVKVATPTATVGAVEEQEPGGET, via the coding sequence ATGAACGACCCGACAGAAAACAACACCAATTCCGTCGAACAGGGGACGCCCCTGGAGGAAGCCCAAAGCGCAGAAATCATGCGCTTGGTAGGAGTTCTTGATCAGTGTCAGATTCAACTCAAAGAAAAAGAACAACAATACACCAGGCTCTATGCGGATTTTGACAACTTCCGCCGCCGCACCCAACGCGAAAAAGAGGAGATGAAGCTCACCGCTGCTGCTGATACGCTCCGGGATCTGTTGCCGGTCCTTGATAACTTTGAACGGGCACGTGCTCAGATTCAACCGGGGAACGAACGCGAGGAGACGCTCAACAAAAGCTATCAGGCAGTCTACAAGCAGTTACAACTCCTGCTGGAGAAATTTGGGGTCAAACCGATTGAAGCAGTGGGCCAGCCCTTTGACCCAGCGCTGCACGAAGCTATTATGCAGGAAGAGTCTGCACTATACGCACAGGAAACTGTCTTAGTTGAGTTCCAAAAAGGGTACTATCTGGGAGACAAGGTACTCCGCCATGCCATGGTTAAAGTCGCAACCCCAACCGCTACGGTTGGTGCTGTGGAAGAGCAGGAACCTGGGGGGGAAACCTAG
- a CDS encoding 2TM domain-containing protein, translating to MPPKLSSPPDPNNPEYQQLRDRINFALHVAFFLCLNSGLLFLSQLWQTPWPWRVWLMGLWFALLVGHALYVFRFARYGPS from the coding sequence GTGCCGCCAAAACTTTCGAGCCCGCCCGACCCCAATAACCCCGAATATCAACAGTTGCGCGACCGCATCAACTTTGCGTTGCATGTGGCCTTCTTTTTGTGCCTCAACTCAGGACTCCTCTTTCTCAGTCAGCTTTGGCAGACCCCATGGCCCTGGCGCGTCTGGTTGATGGGTCTGTGGTTTGCCCTGTTGGTGGGCCATGCTCTATATGTGTTTCGTTTTGCTCGCTATGGCCCATCCTAA
- the ybeY gene encoding rRNA maturation RNase YbeY — MPLYLGDIAIGVPIAQAQAQAEGHGLEVELAWLASHGLLHLLGWNHEDEASLEAMIEKQLTLLKAVGIEYALDVEDERAI, encoded by the coding sequence GTGCCGCTCTATTTGGGCGATATTGCTATTGGCGTTCCGATAGCACAAGCTCAGGCTCAGGCAGAAGGGCACGGCTTAGAGGTGGAATTGGCGTGGTTGGCGAGTCATGGACTTTTGCACCTGTTGGGCTGGAACCATGAGGATGAAGCCAGTCTAGAAGCGATGATCGAGAAACAGTTGACTTTATTGAAGGCGGTGGGGATAGAGTACGCGTTGGACGTGGAAGACGAGCGCGCGATCTAG
- a CDS encoding DUF1822 family protein: MNDPTSQLSFDDPASLWLELPDEARTQSWQACTGFIHPTSRWRAYLNHLALTVLLSWVQEDFDPHAALWPPVDRYPLLATAAKLLPFWELVNGTALVVNNQRWVLLPSEANHTDSLQVPQEWVDIPDWSADYYLGVQLDLDRGWLRVWGYATHYQFKTIGQYDPQDRSYVLVEENLSTDLGGFWAGLAGPLTLQEPVRAPVTPLSPLPCAQAHQLLERLGEPRVTRPRLEVPFTLWGALLSHDGWRQDLYERRQGLRLQWSVRSWLTQVGVSALARQAGWAVTMLAAAEARDLSGPLPVFSRTLAIAERGYELRVLQPREGVWRFQLRSALWNGRVPAGVTLRLLTEDLQRFPHCEIQARTATEELYVEVALDSGEGLIWEVEPTPQGYTREILRF; the protein is encoded by the coding sequence ATGAATGATCCTACCTCGCAACTATCTTTTGACGATCCAGCTTCACTGTGGTTGGAGCTTCCCGATGAGGCCCGGACCCAGAGCTGGCAAGCCTGCACAGGCTTTATTCATCCAACTAGCCGCTGGCGAGCCTACCTCAACCATCTAGCCCTCACCGTCCTGCTGTCCTGGGTGCAGGAAGATTTCGACCCCCATGCCGCTCTCTGGCCTCCTGTTGACCGCTATCCACTCCTGGCTACAGCCGCGAAGCTGTTGCCCTTTTGGGAGTTGGTCAACGGTACGGCTTTGGTGGTGAACAATCAGCGTTGGGTCTTACTCCCTAGCGAAGCAAACCATACCGATAGCCTGCAGGTGCCCCAGGAATGGGTGGACATACCCGATTGGAGCGCCGACTACTACCTGGGGGTGCAGCTAGATTTGGACCGTGGGTGGCTCAGGGTTTGGGGCTATGCTACACACTATCAATTCAAGACCATAGGACAGTACGATCCTCAGGACCGCAGCTATGTCCTAGTCGAGGAAAATTTAAGCACGGACTTGGGGGGATTTTGGGCGGGCCTAGCCGGTCCTTTGACGCTACAAGAGCCCGTCCGTGCCCCGGTCACCCCCTTGAGCCCACTCCCGTGCGCTCAAGCCCATCAACTCCTCGAACGGTTGGGCGAACCTAGGGTAACCCGCCCGCGTCTGGAGGTGCCCTTCACCCTCTGGGGGGCTTTACTGAGCCACGACGGCTGGCGGCAGGATTTGTATGAGCGGCGGCAGGGACTCCGGTTGCAGTGGTCGGTGCGCTCCTGGCTAACTCAGGTAGGCGTATCTGCTCTGGCGCGTCAAGCGGGTTGGGCGGTGACGATGCTGGCGGCAGCGGAGGCACGAGACCTGTCTGGCCCTTTGCCCGTCTTTTCGCGTACCCTGGCGATTGCCGAGCGGGGGTATGAGTTGCGGGTTTTGCAGCCACGGGAGGGCGTTTGGCGTTTTCAGTTGCGCAGTGCCCTGTGGAATGGTCGGGTCCCGGCAGGTGTGACGCTCAGACTGTTGACCGAAGACCTCCAACGCTTTCCCCATTGCGAAATCCAAGCGCGGACGGCCACGGAAGAACTGTACGTGGAAGTAGCCCTAGACTCTGGAGAGGGCCTCATCTGGGAGGTCGAACCCACGCCTCAGGGCTATACTCGGGAGATTTTGCGCTTTTAA